In one window of Chryseobacterium viscerum DNA:
- a CDS encoding reprolysin-like metallopeptidase translates to MKKQLTLIGMLLISGISFAQTDRLWSEGSRKTSSEVFENKTGISNPKVYNLDINGLKNALARAPKRLAVGEKSELIISFPNSEGRMENFKVRENSNFAPELAAKYPDIKSYVGQGLDDPNSTVYFSVSPLGLSSMEIYGDKSAVFIEPYTKDLSTYVVYRKSDKKDDLNKFECTVVDAAQKGVSNSALAARPNADDAKLRTFRLALSCTGEYTTYFGGTKAQALAAMNTTMTRVNGVFEKDFAARMVLIANNDAVIYTNASTDPYSAASGMSSWNSQLQSTLTSVIGEANYDIGHLFGASGGGGNAGCIGCICTNGSKGSGYTSPADAIPSGDNFDIDYVAHEMGHQFGGNHTFSMNNEGTGANMEPGSGSTIMGYAGITSQDIQPHSDAFFHAISIQQITNNIKAKTCSVNTNTGNSIPTASAGLDYTIPKGTPFVLTGTGTDADGDSLTYIWEQMDNASSSQTGASSAASATKASGPNFRSWVPTTSPARYFPRMASILTGATTTAGSEITVEALSSVARTLNFRFTVRDNKAGGSGNNSDDAVITVNGTAGPFNITSQNSATTYAGGSSQTVTWNVAGTTANGVNAANVDILWSTDSGNTWTTLLTGTPNDGSQAVTIPNSTTTTGRIMVKGSNHIFFDVNNANISVNAGSGTPDTVAPTAPTLAASGTTATTTNLSWSGATDNVGVTGYDVYQGASLIGSTASTTYTVTGLTPSTTYSFSVKAKDAAGNASVSSNTVSVTTLAGGTVSYCSSSASNTADERIGNVTFGSINNTSTGTAGYENFTSVSTNVTRGSAYTISITPVWTSTKYSEAYAVYIDYNGDGDFTDSGELAWTKAGSTTTPVTGSITIPSTATVGSTRMRVMMKYSSIPTSSCEAFTYGQVEDYTLNIVSSGKGDLQNTKDLITDIKLYPNPVRDILYVSNTTSEEYKIFDMGGKLIDSGKLQRGSVNVSNLIKGAYMIQIGESSKRFIKN, encoded by the coding sequence ATGAAAAAACAATTAACGCTGATTGGAATGCTCCTTATCTCGGGTATTTCTTTCGCACAGACTGACCGTCTTTGGTCTGAAGGTTCCAGAAAAACTTCATCAGAGGTTTTTGAAAACAAAACCGGCATCAGCAATCCTAAGGTTTACAACCTGGATATCAACGGATTGAAAAATGCTTTGGCAAGAGCTCCCAAAAGACTGGCTGTAGGCGAAAAATCAGAACTCATCATCTCTTTTCCAAATTCTGAAGGCAGAATGGAAAATTTTAAAGTGAGGGAGAATTCCAATTTTGCCCCTGAACTGGCAGCAAAATATCCGGATATCAAATCCTACGTAGGACAAGGTCTGGATGATCCTAATTCAACAGTCTATTTCAGCGTTTCTCCGCTTGGACTGTCATCAATGGAAATCTACGGTGATAAATCTGCCGTCTTCATTGAACCCTACACCAAAGATCTTTCCACTTATGTAGTGTACAGAAAATCTGACAAAAAAGATGATCTTAACAAGTTTGAATGTACAGTAGTAGATGCTGCACAGAAAGGAGTTTCCAACTCTGCTCTTGCGGCAAGACCTAACGCTGATGATGCCAAACTAAGAACATTCAGACTGGCTTTATCCTGTACCGGAGAATACACTACTTATTTCGGAGGTACAAAAGCCCAGGCTTTAGCTGCAATGAACACCACAATGACCCGTGTAAACGGTGTTTTTGAAAAAGATTTCGCAGCAAGAATGGTTCTGATCGCCAATAACGATGCTGTAATCTACACCAATGCTTCTACGGACCCTTATTCTGCAGCTTCAGGAATGAGCAGCTGGAATTCCCAGTTACAAAGCACTTTAACTTCTGTAATTGGTGAGGCCAACTATGATATCGGACACTTATTCGGTGCTTCAGGAGGTGGTGGAAATGCGGGTTGTATCGGCTGTATCTGTACAAACGGTTCAAAAGGAAGCGGATACACTTCTCCGGCAGATGCTATTCCATCAGGAGACAACTTCGATATCGACTACGTGGCTCACGAAATGGGACACCAATTTGGTGGAAACCACACATTCTCTATGAACAACGAAGGAACAGGTGCCAATATGGAACCGGGTTCAGGATCAACAATTATGGGATATGCAGGAATTACCAGTCAGGATATCCAACCTCATTCTGATGCATTCTTCCATGCAATAAGCATTCAGCAGATCACAAATAATATCAAAGCTAAAACCTGCTCTGTCAATACCAATACAGGAAATTCAATTCCTACAGCGAGTGCAGGCTTAGATTATACCATTCCAAAAGGAACTCCATTTGTCCTGACAGGTACAGGAACGGATGCTGACGGAGATTCTTTAACCTATATCTGGGAACAGATGGACAATGCTTCTTCTTCTCAGACAGGAGCAAGTTCAGCTGCCAGCGCAACAAAAGCTTCAGGGCCTAACTTCAGATCATGGGTTCCAACAACCTCTCCTGCAAGATATTTCCCAAGAATGGCTTCTATATTAACAGGCGCAACTACTACAGCAGGTTCTGAGATCACAGTAGAAGCACTTTCTTCAGTAGCCAGAACATTAAACTTCAGATTTACCGTTCGTGATAACAAAGCAGGAGGTTCAGGAAATAATTCTGACGATGCTGTAATCACTGTTAACGGAACTGCCGGACCATTTAATATAACCTCACAGAATTCAGCCACAACGTATGCCGGAGGAAGCTCTCAAACGGTTACATGGAACGTGGCAGGAACTACAGCTAATGGTGTAAATGCAGCCAATGTAGATATCCTTTGGTCAACAGACAGTGGAAATACATGGACTACCCTATTGACAGGAACTCCGAATGACGGTTCACAGGCAGTAACTATCCCTAATTCTACTACCACTACAGGAAGAATTATGGTAAAAGGATCCAATCACATTTTCTTTGATGTAAACAATGCCAACATCTCTGTAAATGCAGGTTCCGGAACTCCTGACACCGTTGCTCCTACAGCACCAACTCTTGCTGCTTCAGGAACTACCGCTACAACAACCAACCTTTCATGGTCAGGTGCTACAGACAATGTAGGCGTTACCGGATATGATGTATATCAGGGTGCTTCATTAATAGGTTCTACGGCTTCTACTACCTATACTGTAACAGGACTTACTCCATCAACAACGTATTCCTTCTCTGTTAAAGCAAAAGATGCAGCAGGAAATGCTTCTGTATCCAGCAACACAGTAAGCGTTACGACTCTTGCAGGAGGAACTGTTTCATATTGCTCTTCTTCAGCATCTAATACAGCTGATGAAAGAATCGGAAATGTAACATTTGGATCTATTAACAATACTTCTACAGGAACAGCTGGTTATGAAAACTTCACTTCAGTTTCTACCAATGTAACAAGAGGAAGTGCTTATACCATCTCTATTACTCCGGTTTGGACATCTACAAAATACAGCGAAGCATATGCTGTTTATATTGATTACAACGGTGATGGAGACTTTACAGATAGTGGAGAACTGGCATGGACAAAAGCTGGTTCTACAACAACTCCTGTTACAGGATCTATCACAATTCCATCTACAGCAACTGTTGGATCTACAAGAATGAGAGTAATGATGAAATACAGCTCAATCCCTACTTCATCATGTGAAGCTTTCACTTATGGCCAGGTTGAGGATTACACTCTTAATATCGTTTCTTCAGGAAAAGGAGATCTTCAGAATACAAAAGATCTGATTACAGATATTAAGCTTTATCCAAACCCAGTTAGAGATATCCTTTATGTTTCCAATACAACTTCAGAAGAATATAAAATCTTCGATATGGGTGGAAAACTAATTGACTCAGGAAAACTTCAAAGAGGCTCTGTGAATGTAAGCAATCTAATTAAAGGTGCTTATATGATTCAAATTGGAGAATCTTCCAAGAGATTTATTAAAAACTAA